A genome region from Oncorhynchus gorbuscha isolate QuinsamMale2020 ecotype Even-year linkage group LG26, OgorEven_v1.0, whole genome shotgun sequence includes the following:
- the LOC124016013 gene encoding C-reactive protein-like, whose protein sequence is MNLILIVTDMLGKQIISPVKSNTAYVKITPDMNKIFFAVTVSVRFFTDYQTKELTIFSLATPSHADGFVIFRGDGGNYRVYIGDQGIYFWGLPDKMNEWNSVCGTWDASTGLTQLWVNGKPSARKALQAGSSISGTPSIILGQDQDAYIGGFDVYDSFYGHETDVHMWDRVLSPCEIQSYMKGEVLSPGNVVNWNALKYTRHDYVVVERMQNLTC, encoded by the coding sequence ATGAATCTTATTCTAATCGTAACAGACATGTTAGGGAAGCAAATCATTTCCCCAGTGAAGTCAAACACTGCCTATGTCAAGATAACCCCTGACATGAACAAAATCTTCTTTGCTGTGACTGTCTCCGTTCGATTTTTCACCGACTACCAGACAAAGGAGCTGACCATTTTCTCATTGGCCACGCCTTCTCATGCTGATGGTTTTGTCATCTTCAGGGGAGATGGGGGAAATTACAGGGTGTACATTGGGGACCAAGGTATCTATTTCTGGGGATTGCCAGACAAAATGAACGAGTGGAACTCTGTTTGTGGGACGTGGGATGCCAGTACAGGATTGACTCAACTGTGGGTGAATGGGAAGCCAAGTGCAAGGAAAGCGCTCCAAGCCGGCAGCTCCATCTCTGGTACTCCCAGTATTATTTTAGGTCAGGACCAAGATGCATACATTGGTGGGTTTGATGTGTATGACTCCTTTTACGGACATGAGACTGATGTCCACATGTGGGACAGAGTGCTCTCCCCATGTGAGATCCAAAGCTACATGAAGGGGGAGGTGTTATCTCCAGGGAATGTGGTAAACTGGAATGCACTAAAATACACAAGGCATGACTATGTGGTTGTTGAGAGGATGCAGAACCTGACCTGTTAA